In Actinobacillus indolicus, a single genomic region encodes these proteins:
- the denD gene encoding D-erythronate dehydrogenase: MKVVITGGQGFLGQRLARTLLNQHSEKIDELVLIDVVKPVAPNGDPRVRCLEMDLRNPEGLDQIITKETDAIFHLAAIVSSHAEQDPDLGYEINFLATRNLLEICRKNNPAVRFIFSSSLAVFGGELPDVIVNGTAVTPQSTYGTQKAMCELLINDYSRKGFVDGIVVRLPTICIRPGKPNKAASSFVSSIIREPLHGEEAICPVSQDLRLWLSSPNTVINNFIHAMTLPPLPARHWHVINLPGFTVSVKQMLSDLVQVKGESILEKVRFDFDVNINNIVASWPAEIDNTYALQLGFTADNDFKDVIQQFIQYDM; the protein is encoded by the coding sequence ATGAAAGTCGTAATTACAGGTGGACAAGGTTTTTTAGGTCAAAGACTTGCTCGTACTTTATTAAATCAGCATTCAGAGAAAATTGATGAGCTTGTGTTAATTGATGTAGTAAAACCGGTTGCCCCAAATGGTGATCCAAGAGTTCGTTGTTTAGAGATGGATTTAAGAAACCCAGAAGGATTAGATCAAATTATTACAAAAGAAACAGACGCTATTTTTCATTTAGCTGCAATTGTGAGTAGCCATGCGGAACAGGATCCAGATTTAGGTTATGAAATTAATTTCCTTGCAACAAGGAATTTATTGGAAATCTGCCGTAAAAATAATCCTGCTGTACGTTTTATATTCTCTAGTTCTTTAGCTGTTTTTGGCGGTGAGTTACCTGATGTAATTGTTAATGGAACAGCTGTTACTCCACAATCTACTTATGGTACACAAAAAGCGATGTGTGAGCTGTTAATTAACGATTACAGTCGTAAAGGATTTGTAGATGGCATCGTCGTTCGTTTACCAACGATTTGTATTAGACCAGGAAAACCGAACAAAGCGGCTTCTTCTTTTGTAAGTAGTATCATCCGTGAGCCATTACATGGTGAAGAAGCAATTTGTCCGGTTTCACAAGATCTACGTTTATGGCTATCAAGCCCAAATACGGTAATCAATAATTTCATCCACGCAATGACATTACCACCTCTTCCAGCACGTCATTGGCATGTGATTAATCTACCTGGTTTTACCGTGAGTGTGAAACAGATGTTATCTGATTTAGTTCAAGTAAAAGGAGAATCAATTCTAGAAAAAGTCCGCTTTGATTTTGATGTAAACATTAACAATATTGTCGCAAGTTGGCCTGCTGAAATAGACAATACTTATGCTCTTCAATTAGGTTTTACTGCCGATAATGATTTTAAAGACGTTATTCAACAATTTATTCAATATGATATGTAG
- the otnI gene encoding 2-oxo-tetronate isomerase, translating to MPKFAANLTMMFNEVPFLDRFEAAAKAGFKYVEYLWPYEYDKEVLKRLLDQYELKQVLFNTAAGNVSAGEWGVSAIPGREADSHKDIDMALEYALALGCENVHVMAAVVPEDQDREAYKQTFIENVRYAADKFKPYGIKVLLEALSPEVKPNYLLKSQFDTLEIVEAVQRENVFVQLDYFHAQNVDGNLSRLTDKLNNKFAHVQIASVPDRHEPDEGEINYAYIFNKLDEIGYEGYVGCEYKPRANTIDGLQWFQSYKNC from the coding sequence ATGCCTAAGTTTGCTGCAAATTTAACGATGATGTTCAATGAAGTACCTTTTTTAGACAGATTTGAAGCGGCTGCCAAAGCAGGATTTAAATATGTTGAATATTTATGGCCTTATGAATATGACAAAGAGGTATTAAAGCGCTTGTTAGACCAATATGAGTTGAAACAAGTTTTATTTAACACTGCAGCAGGTAATGTATCTGCTGGTGAATGGGGTGTTTCTGCAATACCAGGGCGAGAGGCTGATAGCCATAAGGATATTGATATGGCACTGGAATATGCTTTAGCACTAGGTTGTGAAAATGTACATGTCATGGCCGCAGTTGTGCCAGAAGATCAGGATAGAGAAGCATATAAACAAACATTCATTGAGAATGTGCGTTATGCAGCGGATAAATTCAAACCTTATGGTATTAAAGTATTACTTGAAGCATTAAGTCCGGAAGTCAAACCAAACTATCTATTAAAAAGTCAATTTGACACATTAGAAATTGTAGAAGCTGTACAGAGAGAGAATGTGTTTGTTCAGCTAGATTATTTTCATGCCCAGAACGTGGATGGCAATTTATCTCGATTGACAGATAAGTTGAATAACAAATTTGCTCACGTCCAAATTGCATCTGTTCCAGATAGACATGAGCCGGATGAGGGCGAAATCAATTATGCTTATATTTTCAACAAATTAGATGAAATTGGTTATGAAGGCTATGTAGGTTGTGAATACAAACCACGAGCAAATACTATTGATGGTTTGCAATGGTTTCAATCATACAAAAATTGTTAA
- a CDS encoding aldolase, which translates to MTDLAQKIQMVELAKSLFDRGYTVGGAGNLSVKLDDNRVLVTPTGSSLGRLEVNRLSVLDMKGNLIEGDKPSKESVFHLALYQANPQCKAIVHLHSTYLTALSCLEGIDTTNAMRAFTPYYVMRVGQLPVIPYYKPGDINIARELSERALQAKAFLLANHGVVVTGHSLVDAVDNTEELEETAKLYFILQGKNIRYLSESEVKDLENRGNKNA; encoded by the coding sequence ATGACGGATTTGGCACAAAAAATCCAAATGGTTGAACTTGCAAAGTCGTTATTTGATCGAGGATACACAGTAGGTGGTGCTGGAAATCTTTCTGTCAAGCTTGATGATAATAGGGTGCTTGTCACACCTACAGGTTCATCTTTAGGACGATTAGAAGTTAATCGTTTATCTGTTTTAGATATGAAGGGAAATCTCATTGAGGGTGATAAACCTTCCAAAGAGTCTGTATTTCACTTAGCGCTTTATCAAGCAAATCCTCAGTGTAAAGCGATAGTTCATTTACATTCAACTTATCTCACAGCCTTATCTTGTTTGGAAGGAATAGATACTACAAATGCGATGAGAGCTTTTACACCATACTATGTTATGAGAGTTGGACAACTTCCAGTGATCCCTTATTACAAGCCTGGTGATATCAATATCGCAAGAGAGTTGAGTGAAAGAGCATTACAGGCTAAAGCTTTTCTACTTGCCAACCATGGTGTTGTAGTAACAGGACACAGTTTAGTGGATGCGGTGGATAACACGGAAGAGTTAGAAGAAACTGCAAAATTATATTTTATTTTGCAAGGGAAAAATATTCGCTATCTCTCTGAGAGTGAAGTGAAGGATCTAGAAAATAGGGGAAATAAAAATGCCTAA
- the otnK gene encoding 3-oxo-tetronate kinase, whose amino-acid sequence MLGVIADDFTGASDIASFLVENGLKTIQMNGVPTSNLVEPVDAVVISLKSRSNPVNEAIEQSLDALKWLQNNGGKQFYFKYCSTFDSTEKGNIGPVTDALLDELGEDFTIICPALPINGRTIFNGYLFVGNVLLNESGMQNHPITPMKDANLVRLMDMQAREKTGLVSCAELFKGSDYVKQRFMELKQQGYRYAVVDSVDNTQLAVLAESIESFKLVTGGSGLAAYMAERISGGKKGTDAFTPTKAKTVILSGSCSVMTNKQVGYYQKHAPSYFLDAEQAINNPEYVEQLYQWVISHLNQPLAPMVYATVPPETLKTIQAQFGAEKASHAIETTFARLAEKLKDTGITNFITAGGETSSIVVQQLGFSGFHIGKQIAPGVPWLKAVEEPIYLALKSGNFGKEDFFKFAQEMFV is encoded by the coding sequence ATGTTAGGCGTTATTGCAGATGATTTCACTGGGGCAAGCGATATTGCCAGTTTTTTAGTTGAAAATGGATTAAAGACCATTCAGATGAATGGTGTGCCAACATCAAATTTAGTAGAACCTGTTGATGCTGTAGTTATTAGTTTGAAATCACGCTCGAATCCAGTTAATGAGGCGATTGAGCAATCATTAGATGCATTGAAATGGTTACAAAATAATGGCGGAAAACAGTTCTATTTTAAATATTGTTCTACTTTTGATAGCACAGAGAAGGGCAATATAGGTCCTGTTACAGATGCATTACTTGATGAATTGGGTGAGGATTTCACAATTATTTGCCCTGCGTTACCAATCAATGGGCGGACCATTTTTAATGGCTACCTTTTTGTTGGAAATGTATTACTGAATGAATCGGGCATGCAAAATCACCCGATTACACCAATGAAAGATGCCAACCTTGTTCGTTTAATGGATATGCAGGCACGTGAGAAAACCGGTTTAGTAAGCTGTGCTGAATTATTCAAAGGTTCTGACTATGTTAAACAACGTTTTATGGAGTTAAAACAACAAGGCTATCGATATGCTGTAGTTGATTCAGTGGACAATACTCAGTTAGCTGTTTTAGCAGAATCGATTGAAAGTTTTAAATTAGTGACGGGTGGCTCCGGGTTGGCTGCATATATGGCTGAAAGAATTTCAGGTGGTAAAAAAGGTACTGATGCCTTTACGCCAACCAAGGCGAAAACCGTTATTTTATCAGGATCTTGTTCTGTGATGACTAATAAGCAAGTTGGGTATTATCAGAAACATGCACCTAGCTATTTCTTAGATGCTGAACAAGCTATCAATAATCCTGAATATGTAGAACAGCTCTACCAATGGGTGATTTCTCACCTAAACCAACCGCTTGCTCCAATGGTATATGCAACAGTCCCTCCTGAAACATTAAAAACAATCCAAGCCCAATTTGGTGCAGAGAAAGCGAGTCATGCTATCGAAACTACCTTTGCTCGTTTGGCAGAAAAACTTAAAGATACAGGCATCACTAATTTTATTACGGCTGGAGGAGAAACATCGAGCATTGTGGTTCAGCAACTAGGTTTTTCCGGTTTCCATATAGGTAAACAAATTGCACCAGGGGTTCCTTGGCTAAAAGCGGTAGAAGAACCGATTTATTTAGCATTGAAATCAGGTAACTTTGGAAAAGAGGATTTCTTTAAATTCGCTCAGGAGATGTTTGTATGA